The Balaenoptera musculus isolate JJ_BM4_2016_0621 chromosome 5, mBalMus1.pri.v3, whole genome shotgun sequence region CACCTCCTGGGCTTACCATTATACAACCGTTTCTTCATCTCTCTATTCACACACATTGAGATGGCATGGGAACTTTCCATCAGAGCAATGGATGGAGATGGGAATGTTAATTTAGTAAAGCTATTGGTCAGTATTGTTCAGAAATAAGGACTCCACTGGGAAGACAAAAATCAGTGCCAAATACCAAGTTGGTGCATGTGATTATCCAGAAAGCATTGCTGTTAAAATAGCATGACAAACTTTGAATCCACCAGTGCAGAACTGAACTTAACTGAGTTATTCCAAACACTGGGAAAACCCCAAAAATTATTTTGCAGgagataaaaattttatttgaatgttaaaaaacctatttaattaaattaactaaaattgaTTTGCAAAATATACCAATTCATTGGAGGAGAAGTCTTTGGAAATGTCTACCATTATAGGTCTGTTTCCCCAAGGAGGGGAATTTTGAATTCCATGTTTCTACAAAGTTGAAAGGGATTTCATGAGAGCAACCAACTGGTTCCTTCTATTCACTGACCTACCTCCTAAACATACACCCTTCAGTGTCCGTCCAGGGACAACCTTCGGTGCATCAAGGCAAAGCTGTGAATTCGGTGGAGGTAGCCCAGTGATCCTACAGACACCATAGTTCAGGTGGCAGGAGTCCCAAGCAGCAAtctgataatgataataatgaccaTAAGCACATTCCCATACATAAATAACAACTACCAGCAGTGGTGGAAGGAATTGTGGGGTTCCTAGATTTCAAACCTCTTCCTGGGCAGATGCTACTTCAGGCTCAGCTTCAACACTGCCAGTGATGGAATCTCATGAGAGAACCAGTAGAGTTTAGTGGTAAAGAGCACAGACTctgctgctgtgtgaccttaggcaagttacttaacttccctatgcctgtttctttatttgtaaaaagaagaataatactACCTATTTCATAGAGTTGTTATAAGGCTTAAGTGATTTATCACacttaaaacatttagaacattatctggcacagagtaagtaccatgtgtttatttgataaaattaccCACTGCCTCAAAGGCCACACATGCTGTTCTTTGCCTGAACTTCTCACTTGCTATGACTCTCTGTCCAAATCATTTCtattcaaacaaaacaaatatatacatatgtgtgtgtgaagcttcatttaaaaaaattttattttctaagggtGTACAGTATACAGTATACATCAAtctattttacttccttttctggTTCTTAACcttgctctctctccccttttctctgttttgccttatttttctcttttctgttacaTAACTACCTCTACTTCCTTCATCCTTTGACCATGTACATTAGGTACACACTGAAATGTATTGAATGCCTACGTTCTCTCTTCTACCCTGTCTGACCGAAGAGTCTGGTGCCTATTTGATTCTCCCTGAACTTAACACACTGGTGCATAGGagctcatttttcaaataaatgaatggttCTGATATAGAACACACATGAATAGCGTATGTGAATTAAATAATGTTCATACTTAAATATAATAACATGTATGTGAATAAAGAGCTAGgaatacaggaaaggaaatacttGAATTGTAGCCTTTTGCATGTTTAAGCTTTGTATACTATAATGACATATCTTTAAgtatatattgcttttattttatttatttatttatttattatttttttaacatctttattggagtataattgctttacaatggtgtgttagtttctgctttataacaaagtgaatcagttatacatatacatatgttcccatatctcttccctcttgcatctccctccctcccaccctccctatcccacccctctaggtggtcacaaagcacagagctgatctccctgttctatgcggttgcttcccactagctatctcttttacgtttggtagtgtatatatgtccatgccactctctcactttgtcacagcttacccttccccctccccatatcctgaagtccattctctagtaggtctgtgtctttattcccatcttgcccctaggttcttcgtgaccttttttttttccccttagattccatatatatgtgttagcatactgtatttgtttttctctttctgacttacttcactctgtgtgacagactctaactccgtccacctcactacaaataactccattttgtttctttttatggctgagtaatattccattgtatatatgtgccacatcttccttatccattcatccaatgatggacatttaggttgcttccatgtcctggctattgtaaatagagctgcaatgaacattttggtacatgactctttttaaattatggttttctcagggtatatgcccagtagtgggattgctgggtcgtatggtagttctatttttagttttttaaggaacctccataccgttctccatagtggctgtatcaattcacattcccaccaacagtgcaagagtgttcccttttctccacaccctctttatttattgtttgtagattttttgatgatggccattctgaccggtgtgagatgatacctcattgtagttttgatttgcatttctctaatgattaatgatgttgagcattctttcatgtgtttgttggcaatctgtatatcttctttggagaaatgtctatttaggtcttctgcccatttttggattgggttgttcgtttttttgttattgagctgcatgagctgcttgtaaatcttggagattaatcctttattagttgcttcatttgcaaatattttctcccattctgagagttgtctttttgtcttgtttatggtttcctttgctgtgcaaaaggttttaagtttcattaggtcccatttgtttatttttgtttgtatttccatttctctaggagctgggtcaaaaaggatcttgctgtgatttatgttatacagtgttctgcctatgttttcctctaagagtttgatagtgtccagccttacacttaggtctttaatccattttgagtttaattttgtgtatggtgttaaggagtgttctaatttcatacttttacatgtacctgtccagttttcccagcaccacttattgaagaggctgtcttttctccactgtatatgcttgcctcctttatcaaagataaggtgaccatatgtgcgtgggtttatctctgggctttctatcctgttccattgatctatgtttctgtttttgtgccagtaccatactgtcttgattactgtagctttgtagtatagtctgaagtccaggagcctgattcctccagctccatttttctttctcaagagcgctttggctattcggggtcttttgtgtttccatacaaattgtgaaattttttgttctagttctgtgaaaaatgccagtggtagtttgatagggagtgcattgaatctgtagattgctttgggtagtagagtcattttcacaatgttgattcttccaatccaagaacatggtatatctctccatctgttggtatcatctttaatttctttcatcagtgtcttataattttctgcatacaggtcttttgtctccttaggtaggtttattcctagatattttattctttttgttgcaatggtaaacgggagtgttttcttaatttcacttacagatttttcatcattagtgtataggaatgcaagagatttctgtgcattaattttgtatcctgcaactttaccagattcattgattagctctagtagttttctggtagcatctttaggattctctatgtatagtatcatgtcatctgcaaacagtgacagttttacttcttcttttccgatttggattccttttatttctttttcttctctgattgctgtggctaaaacttccaaaactatgttgaataatagtggtgagagtgggcaaccttgtcttgttcctgatcttagtggaaatggtttcagtttttcaccattgacgatgatgttggatgtgggtttgtcatatatagcctttattatgttgaggtaagttccctctatgcctactttctgtagggcttttatcataaatcggtgctgaattttgtcgaaagctttctctgtatctattgagatgatcatatggtttttctccttcaatttgttaatatgatgtatcactttgattgatttgcgtgtattgaagaatccttgcattcctgggataaaccccacttgatcatggtgtatgatccttttaatgtgtttttggattctgtttgctagtattttgttgaggatttttgcatctatgttcatcagtgatattggcctgtagttttctttctttgtgacatctttgtctggttttggtattagggtgatgggggcctcgtagaatgagttggggagtgttcctccctctgtaatattttggaagagtttgagaaagataggtgttagctcttctctaaatgtttgatagattttgcctgtgaagccatctggtcctgggcttttgtttgttggaagatttttaatcacagtttcaatttcagtgcttgtgattggtctgttcatattttctatttcttcctggttcagtctaggcaggttgtgcatttctaagaatttgtccatttcttccaggttgtccattttattggcatagagttgcttgtagttaatctctcatgatcgtttatatttctgcagtatcagtggttacttctcctttttcatttctaattctattgatttgagtcttctccctttttttcttgatgagtctggctaacggtttatcaattttgtttgtcttctcaaagaaccagcttttagttttattgatctttgccattgattccttcatttttttttcatttatttctgatctcatctttatgatttctttccttctgctaactttggggtttttttgttcttctttctctacttgctttaggtgcaaggttaggttgtttatttgagatgtttcctgtttcttgaggtaggcttgtattgctataaacttccctcttagaactgcttttgctgcatcccataggttttgggtcgtcgtgtctctgcttttatttttaagatgaatGTTTTAGAGTGAATTTACATTCCATTTTTAGATTTGGGTTCCACAGGTGAGTTTTATGCTAAATGTGTACCCACCCATTAAGCATCtacaggcacacctcgttttattgtgcttcacattttgcagatactgcgttttttacaaactgaaggtttgtgtgcattgagcaagtctatcagtgccatttttccaacagcatttgcttcctttgtgtctgtgtcacatttggtAATTATTGcagtatttcaaacattttcattattattgtatttgttattgtGGTATGGGATCAgcgatctttgatgttactcttGAAAAAAGAtaatgactcactgaaggctcagatgattaGCATAtgttagcaataaagtatttttaaattaaggtgtgtATATTGTTTCTTCTAGACTTAATTGTATTGCATactaatagactacagtatagtataaacataacttttatatgcactggaaaaccaaaaaaattagttgactcgctttattgcaatattcactttactgtggtggtctggaactgaacctgcaatatctctgaggtctgcctataCTCACTGTGACCCAAGCCCACACACCATGGTATCTGAGAGTCCCGTGGCCTTAAGAGCAAAGTTGACACCAATGCCTGTCATTTCCGTGACCACCTCCTGGATGGGCTTCTTGAGGTTTCGAGGGTTGAGACGATCAGTGACCCCTAATGCTCTTGCCTGGGGAAATTTCTCCTCATTGATATCAACCCCGATGATTCTAGAAGCACCAGAGGCTTTACAGCCCATGGCAATGGCTGAGCTGATTCATCCAAATCCAAAGACCATGCAGGTAGAACCGGGAGTGACCTACAAATTCACAAGGCATGTTGTGTTAGGAATCAAACCTGGACACATgtataattaagaaaacaaaaacaaccattgAGACTTTCGGAACTATATACACTAGTTGAAACATTTGGACCGTTTTGGTCTTGTTTTGATGTTTTCTAGGCAAATCACTATGACATACTAACACAGTGATTTTCCTCACCTTGGCTGAGTGAACAGCGGCCCCATAGCCTGTCACAGCTATGACACAAACTTTGTCCACGGGAGCAGCAGCATCAGTTTTTACCACGGAAATTTTCATGCACAAGAGTATATTCAGTGAATGTGCTTGTGCGGAAGGAGTGATAGATCTTTTCTCCTTTGCAGGTAAATCTGCTAGTCCCATCCAGCATTATTCCAGAAGAAGGTAGAACGCTCTCCTGTAGTGACACAGGCACCGGCACCAGCACAGACACACGGAGTTGTAAAGAGAGAAATGAGTACCTTTGCTCCAGGTCAGTGCTTGCACAATATAAGCGATTTAATAAGAGAGTGGCAAAGTAAATAAAAGCCAGGCAAATCTACTAACTCTTGCTTCTCACAGAAGTTTCCCTTGGGGTGCAAGCAGGCACTGCATTCTCTATACTGTGGAATAACGAGTGTGAGGACTTTATCTcctatatatacaaaaaaaagatcattaatttaaaatgttattggaacagaaatacaataatatcaccatattattatatttttaaaatttcatataaaggTTTCACTGAATGGTTTGAAAACTTGCTGCAGACGGATTATGACAACCAGTATAACATAGCCCATGGCTGTTTTGAAGGAGAAACCATATAACCTGGTTTCAGAAATCCCATTATTCTTTTGGGCAAATGATGGAAATATGGGGCTATTCCTTGCTGGATAGGTAATTGTAGGTCTGCTTTTACTCTGGAAATAGACTAAAAAACCAGGAATGACCCTTAGAGATGACATCTACTTTAacccttttgtttttcattttgaaagatttaaatCCCACAGTGCTTGTACCTGCCTGAAGTGGCCCAGGTGGATAATAGCAGAGCCCTTTCCATTGAGTCTACCTGCCCCATGACGGCTCACTGACCCACAGCAGGCCTCTGACATGTGTTCTTTAGTGGGGCTAAGGTCCAAGATATGCTAACTTCAAGAGAGTAAAAGGAATAGCTTTCCCTCTGCAGGGAGTGGCTGCTTCTGGGACACTTACTACAGAGGGTGGTTTTTAGGTTGCAGAGTTCTGGAGAGGATATTGATTATGTTTGGATCAAGTCATTAGCCCTCCTGGGCCCTAGAGTGACAGGCTGGGTAGGGTCTAAGAAGAAAATTAACACAGTCATCACAGACTTAAAAAGCCTCACAAAGCCTTGCCAGAGGTCTACAACCTTGTCCGTATATTGGtccttataatttttataacacAGAAATAATCCCCTTTGGCCTCTTGCAGAGTTTAGATAGCTTTAAAAATCTCTTGTAAGTTTAGATAAGGAACATCTTACTTTCATTGGCCCTAAAAATCCCAAACGTACTGGATCTCAAATTCAGGAGAATCTCAAATTCTGCTCTCTTATCTTTTCCCTTCAAATACTCATCATTGTCCACAAAACTTCCACTGGAATTTGTTTAGTTAGAGAGGAATTAACTAACTACTATTTGCATTATCTTCTTGGAGATGTGGAGactatggaaaacaacatggaggttcctcaaaaaattaaaaatagaactgccatatgatccagcaatttcacttctgggtatttacccaaagaaaacaaaacaactaagtCAAAAGATAGATGCACACCAATATTTATtgtagtattatttataatagccaacatttggaagcaacctaagtgcccatcaatagacaaatggataaagaagatgtggtatatgtgtgtgtgtgtatatatatatatatatatatatatatatatatatatatatacgtgtgtgtgtgtatacatgcatacacacatatgtatatgtgtatatatatatatatatatacacatatatatacatgcatacacataactgaatattattcagccataaaaatatgaaacctTGCCATGTGcaataacatggataaatctagagggtattacgctaagtgaaaaaaggcagacagagaaagacaaataccacatcatctcacttatatgtgggatctaaaacacaaaacaaacaaaacaagatgaaaacagactcatagatgcagagaacactcaggtggttgccagagggtagGGTGTGAGGGGGCAAAATAGGTgatggggattaagaggtacaaacctccagttatgaaataaataagccaaGGGGTTGTGATATAcaacataaggaatatggtcaataatattgtaataactttgttggggacagatggttactagacttatcatggtgatcatttcataatgtatgcaaatatcaaatcactcggtaacacacctgaaactagcataatattgtatatcaactatatttcaataaaaaaagaaatactgaattcTTTTGCAACTATGTCAGAATAAATTAACTTGCCAGATtatagaaatttccctttctgttgacaatttattagaaaaagtttttattgagatatgtttGATATACAAAATTGCATGTAAGTTTatattaatttgatacatttatattgcaATATGACTGCCATTATAGCATTAGCTAACCCTTCTATTGTGtcatataattataatttcttttagtcttgggaacaattaagatctagtcaCTTAGCAAGTGTAATGTTTATAATACAGTTTTATtgtctatttgaaaaaaaaaaaaaaaaaaagaagcagtccCTGCTCCTAAGGAGATTTTAATCTATTTAGAGGTACACTAGTCCTATCTCAACTCTCTTTCGGCCGTGAATGCATACTTGGCTCACCACTGCCCCTCTGGATTGCTAGCAATGACAGCAGAGTAACTGTGTGGCTCTTGGAATCACTGGATACATTTAATATCATGATATGTGATTACTTAAAAGAATTTAGAGTCACACCAACTTATTCTCCTGTAAATAtgttaatgcattttattttattttatttatgtatttttttattgaagtacagttgatttactatgctgtgccaatctctgctgtacagcaaagtgacttagttatacacatagagacattcttttaaaatattttccattatggtttatcacaggataatgaatatagttccccgtgctatacagtaggaccttgttgttttgtTAATGCATTTTAATGGCAGGCTATTGGTGTGAAGGTTTTTGTGGCCCATTTCCTCCCTGGTTTCACTGAGCTCATTCCTCCGCCAGTACTCTTCACAATCCCAGCTCCTTCATGGCCTGTTATTAAGGGAAAGTTCACTGGGAATAATCGTTTTAGAGCATGATCATCAGAACCACAGATCCCTGAAGATATCATCTGTATAGGAATTAAGTAACCAAGGATCAGTTggtttggaatttttctttttcttttatctgagactgattattaacaatttttttacaTGAATGATCTCAGTTGATCCCTATAACAGCACCCAGAGAAACACAGGGCAGGTCTTATCACCCCCAATTTAGAGATGTGGAAAGGGAGATTCGAAGGCTtagaatgacttgcccaaagtcacatggtGCATGTTCAGACCTGGAAATAAACAAGGTCTTTTGAAATCTACTTTGTACATCCTGTGTCATCAACTAGTTTTGAAATATGAGGGGCAATTGCATACAATGAAGGATTTTTTGACCACATATCAATAGCAGCACCATTGAGAAACCAAGAATTTTAGGCCCAATATTGTGGAATGTTTTCCCAATGCTCTGGGAAAATTGATTTTAAACTAGTATATTGAAAACATTCTTTAAGTTAATaatgtaaaatgagtttgagtTAAACTAACTGTTGCAAAATTTAATTGACATTGAGAAGTTTTAAAACTTCTTAGTTAATGGCCTAAGTTTTCTTGTCTGTGGATAGACCTAATCCACTTATATTGATCATAGAAATGAAACATTTCCTGTACCATAGCCACTATATTACTGCTCTGCCTGGAATTCAGCCAGGAAAGTATTTGCCCAAGCATACTGACTAGTTTTTCCAGTATCTGTAGTGGGAGAGGCAGCATTTATAGCTGGAACACTGGGAACAACTTTGGTATATGATTGTGGCAAATGGGTGAAGCGATATTCTCATGAGAAAAATGCTGTGGTTTTCGTTTCCACAGTGCTAAAATGGCTTCAAGATGCTATCAAAGGCAAGGAGTGATATTTTAGGTATGCAGCAGGCTGGAATCTCCTTCTTAGTTTTATTCTACATACCAAATAAGAATGCACAACTCTTTCTGGGAAGCTGTCCATAGCATAAACCAGAGGTGGGATCGTCTGTCGTTATGGGCAGATCCAGTCCTCAACCtcaactttgattttattttgggtTCAGGGTGATATTGCTCAGGTCCTTGCTGCTGCAACTTCCACCTTGGTGGGCTATTCTGGATTTATTATTTACGGTGTAACCTTTGTAGTAAGGAGAATACCAGTGTAAGAACGGGAACATTGGCTAATTAACTAGTAAACATTTCAGCAGATGACCCAGTATGCAATAAGCAATAATTAAGTGCTGTTTGGGTGAATGATTAATAGAAAAGTATAGCTTCTGAATAGCAGTCAGTTATACTAAACTCGTTTCTTcgtgtacattcttttttttttttaatttttatttattatttatttattatgtttttatttttggctgtgttgggtcttcgtttctgtgtgagggctttctccagttgcgccaagtgggggccactcttcatcgcggtgcgcggacctgtCACTATCGTGgccgctcttgttgcggagcagaggctccagacgctcaggctcagtagttgtggctcacgggcccagttgctccgcggcatgtgggatcttcccagaccagggctcgaacccgtgtcccctgcattggcaggcagattctcaaccactgcgccaccagggaagcccccgtgtaCATTcttattacttttcattttgttctttaccATCTCTCATTGATGAAATAAAGTCTTTAACATAATGCCAGACATGAagataataatttatttagtGTTAGTTCCCATATTCTCCTGTTTTGTCTTTCATTGCCCATCcatctttttctactttcctccttcactccatctccttttccttctggtatCTTTCCAATtcccttcattccttttctctgTTACTCTTCTAACCATCCCCTTATACCTTCTACTTTGATTAGATACAGTGTGGACTAGAAGCATATAGTTTTCAGTCTTTGTTGTATTCATCGAATTAAGTGTTGAATTTCCTGGGCTTAAATTAGAAGGTAGGtgaatttaatgtttaaaaagattGTAAGCAATAATACTCTGAATCTTGGCTATTTAATGATTTTGTAAAATGTGAGGTATATTGATTCAGAGGTTGATTTGAGAGTGGCAAGGCTGCTAAGACAGGTCAGTGTTTTCCCATCCCTGGTCTAGGCTCTGTTCAGTAATTATTAACTCTTCCAAATCACTTTGAAGTCCATCATGGAGTCCTAGCTGCTCATTCCTAGAGATTGAAATTTACCACGTGGTGTACTTTTTCAGACAAATTCTGAGACAAATTCTGAAATTATAATTAGTGAGCACAGAAACAATAGAGATGAAAAGTTCGTCTTTTAGTTACTGAGTATTTGTTGATATCAACTTTTTATCCTAGAAGTATGGGGAAATGCATTCCTTGTCCCTTTTCCCTCAGAAATCTAAAGCACCTAACACTTAGAACACCTTCTAGGTCACACTGTAAAGCATTTAGGCCTATGATATTATatgacttaaataaaaatttcagtaattaaaaaaattatagtgggAGAGTGAACTACCAATAATTTACAATTATTAAGAATATCTCAAACACTCATTAACTCTATTTACTTATCTTAGTTTTTAAGATTCTTCTTTTACTAAGAAAAGTGGACAGaccaaaaatgcaaattttgtaccatatatatatatatatatatggaaataagatatatgtataatatatatcttatttcattttatatatataaaatgaaataagatttcCTTACCCTTGCCTTCAAAGGTAAAGGTTCAGAGACTTAAATTTACCTTAATATGA contains the following coding sequences:
- the LOC118896122 gene encoding LOW QUALITY PROTEIN: alcohol dehydrogenase 1-like (The sequence of the model RefSeq protein was modified relative to this genomic sequence to represent the inferred CDS: deleted 1 base in 1 codon; substituted 1 base at 1 genomic stop codon), with the translated sequence MISSGICGSDDHALKRLFPVNFPLITGHEGAGIVKSTGGGMSSVKPGDKVLTLVIPQYRECSACLHPKGNFCEKQDVLPSSGIMLDGTSRFTCKGEKIYHSFRTSTFTEYTLVHEISVVKTDAAAPVDKVCVIAVTGYGAAVHSAKVTPGSTCMVFGFGXISSAIAMGCKASGASRIIGVDINEEKFPQARALGVTDRLNPRNLKKPIQEVVTEMTGIGVNFALKATGLSDTMIAAWDSCHLNYGVCRITGLPPPNSQLCLDAPKVVPGRTLKGVCLGDYKTTDCIPQLVTDYLQNKINMDPLITHQLPFDQLHKACELYHAGKTICCVLLF